Proteins from a genomic interval of Zingiber officinale cultivar Zhangliang chromosome 2A, Zo_v1.1, whole genome shotgun sequence:
- the LOC122043920 gene encoding uncharacterized protein LOC122043920, with amino-acid sequence MARKREESSNLLLFAVKDDRQEGQSFLHIAGKRKEIKQNQSGLSFQNFRVMGEDRSWMYFSIWVPEFENGLFNFLNISFAKASLGGQIKCPCRRCKNRYLYRRDEVYNHVKSEGFVENYDLWIFHGEDPSSLKTARDLDNDVPRMRDNIDELLHDRFRDVIEETSNVQQGPNEEAKKFYRLVEEGKQELYPGCKNFSKLSFIIRLFIYKTLHGLSNAALNDLLQLLREMIPDAKLPPNFNEARNILRNLGLDCQKIYACPNDCMLFWKEHENDNECHTCHASKWKQSQEKDGKKPNNEADKILSNIPAKVLWYFPLKSRLQRLFMCAESAKYMTWHDRGRPKDGNLRHPADGKAWKEFDMLYPDFAKEPRNVRLGLASDGFNPFRTMSIAHSTWPVVLVNYNLPPWMCMKPEYFILSLLIPGPESPGNNIDVYLQPLVDELNELWNDGLETYDKLKNETFQMYAALTWTINDFPAYSMLSGWKTKGKFACPLCNYETSSLYLNHSRKTCYMDHRRFLDLDHPWRRNKSSFNGHTEDRPPPTPLSGVEALRDLSSFKNEFGKTQKKKNDATCPWKKKSIFFELPYWQFNLCRHNLDMMHIEKNICDSLIGTLLDVAGKSKDHAKARFDLIELGVKEKLQPELSLDGEHVVLQKACYAMSRIEKDIFCRAIKGVKLPYGCASNIASKVVKPEDLDQLEIEIVEILCELEKIFLPAFFDIIVHLPIHLVNEVRLGGPVQYRWMFSIERYLGKLKSYVQNRRYVEGSIAEGYLIEECANFCSRYMDECVKTRLNKGAQDSDMSCVYSNESNSVVFKNAGHPLGGKKRRKGKLFTLDPVCGEQAHRYALFNSDCKELDDYISEHQLHINRQPGRSRWARAQNHSNQFTNWLREKVINHSVSDHIFLLAKGPCPTARRFTGYYVNGYRLYTKLHDTKCKTQNSGVSVIASTSSFASSRDKNPVVGDVDYFGAIIEIMELNYWSKSKVVLLRCEWYQVEKDDYGLPCINMKKLCSLNDPYVMPSQVHQVFYVPDPLVDDLQYVMNRVPRDLYEGDYGINDGNTYWSELHDNDVYPISQVGVEDIQLSREDIRPIIIGVNTNLEDIDGDDDNDDDSIDETLWDSMNADEEQEADND; translated from the exons ATGGCGAGGAAGCGCGAGGAGTCCAGTAACTTACTTCTCTTTGCGGTGAAGGATGACCGGCAAGAAGGACAAAGTTTCCTTCACATCGCCGGGAAGCGGAAAGAGATCAAGCAGAACCAGTCCGGACTCAGC TTTCAGAATTTTAGAGTGATGGGTGAAGATAGAAGTTGGATGTATTTTTCTATATGGGTGCCTGAATTTGAAAATGGGTTGTTCAACTTTCTGAACATATCATTTGCTAAAGCATCTTTGGGAGGTCAAATTAAATGTCCTTGTAGGCGGTGTAAAAATCGATATTTGTATCGTAGAGACGAGGTGTATAATCATGTGAAAAGTGAGGGATTTGTGGAAAATTATGATTTGTGGATTTTTCATGGAGAGGATCCATCATCATTGAAAACTGCAAGAGATTTAGATAACGATGTTCCAAGAATGCGTGATAACATTGATGAATTATTACATGATAGATTTAGAGATGTCATAGAGGAAACAAGTAATGTACAGCAAGGTCCAAATGAGGAAGCCAAAAAGTTCTATAGATTGGTTGAAGAGGGCAAACAAGAGCTATATCCTGGGTGCAAGAATTTTTCTAAACTTTCTTTCATCATTAGGTTGTTTATCTACAAGACACTTCATGGACTTAGTAATGCAGCATTAAATGATCTTCTACAGCTCTTAAGGGAAATGATTCCGGATGCAAAGCTTCCACCAAATTTTAATGAAGCTAGAAACATATTGAGGAATTTGGGTTTGGATTGTCAAAAAATTTATGCATGTCCCAATGATTGTATGTTATTTTGGAAAGAGCATGAAAATGATAATGAGTGTCATACATGTCATGCTTCTAAGTGGAAgcaatcacaagaaaaagatggCAAGAAACCAAATAATGAGGCTGACAAAATACTGTCAAACATTCCAGCTAAAGTATTGTGGTATTTTCCTCTAAAATCCCGATTGCAAAGATTATTTATGTGTGCTGAATCTGCTAAGTATATGACATGGCATGATAGAGGGCGCCCTAAAGATGGTAATCTAAGACATCCGGCTGACGGGAAAGCTTGGAAAGAGTTTGATATGCTGTATCCTGATTTTGCAAAAGAACCTAGAAATGTAAGGCTAGGTTTGGCTAGTGATGGTTTTAATCCATTTCGAACAATGAGTATTGCTCACAGTACATGGCCTGTGGTGTTGGTTAACTATAATTTACCACCTTGGATGTGTATGAAGCCAGAGTACTTTATTTTATCTTTGCTAATTCCTGGCCCTGAATCTCCTGGGAATAATATTGACGTCTACTTGCAACCCTTGGTTGATGAGTTAAATGAGTTGTGGAATGATGGGCTAGAAACatatgataagttaaaaaatgaaacttttcaaATGTATGCAGCCCTAACATGGACCATTAATGACTTCCCAGCTTATTCAATGTTGTCGGGTTGGAAAACTAAGGGAAAGTTTGCTTGCCCTTTGTGTAATTATGAAACTAGTTCTTTGTACTTGAATCACAGTAGGAAAACATGCTATATGGACCATCGCAGATTTTTAGACTTGGACCATCCATGGCGTCGTAATAAGAGTTCTTTTAATGGGCATACTGAGGATAGGCCACCTCCAACCCCTTTGTCTGGGGTTGAGGCTTTGAGAGACTTGTCTAGCTTTAAGAATGAATTTGGGAAGActcagaagaaaaaaaatgatgccACATGTCCTTGGAAAAAGAAGTCAATATTTTTTGAATTGCCATATTGGCAATTCAATTTATGTCGGCACAATCTTGAcatgatgcacattgaaaaaaatatatgtgACAGCTTGATAGGGACATTGTTGGATGTAGCTGGTAAGTCAAAGGATCATGCAAAAGCTCGATTTGACCTTATAGAATTGGGGGTTAAAGAAAAACTTCAACCTGAGCTATCTCTTGATGGTGAGCATGTTGTTTTGCAAAAGGCATGTTATGCTATGTCTCGAATTGAAAAAGATATTTTCTGTCGTGCCATAAAGGGAGTCAAACTGCCTTATGGGTGTGCATCAAACATAGCAAG TAAGGTTGTTAAGCCTGAAGACCTTGATCAGTTGGAAATAGAAATTGTTGAAATATTATGCGAGCTTGAGAAGATATTCTTACCAGCCTTTTTCGATATTATAGTGCACTTACCGATTCACTTGGTAAATGAAGTTAGGCTTGGTGGACCAGTGCAATATCGATGGATGTTTTCTATTGAAAGATATCTGGGTAAATTAAAGTCTTATGTACAAAATCGAAGGTATGTAGAGGGGTCTATTGCTGAAGGGTATTTGATTGAAGAATGTGCAAATTTTTGTTCACGGTATATGGATGAATGCGTGAAGACTAGACTAAACAAAGGTGCTCAAGATTCAGATATGTCTTGTGTTTATTCAAATGAATCCAACTCAGTAGTTTTTAAAAATGCTGGACACCCTttaggaggaaagaaaagaagaaaaggcaAACTCTTCACTCTAGATCCTGTGTGTGGTGAACAAGCTCATCGATATGCCTTATTCAATTCTGATTGCAAAGAGCTTGACGATTATATAAG TGAACATCAACTTCATATTAATAGACAACCAGGAAGAAGTAGATGGGCACGAGCACAAAACCACAGCAATCAGTTTACCAATTGGCTGAGAGAAAAAGTGATTAACCATAGTGTCTCTGATCACATTTTTTTGTTAGCAAAAGGTCCATGTCCTACAGCTAGAAGATTTACTGGGTATTATGTCAATGGATATAGATTATATACAAAACTGCATGATACAAAATGTAAGACTCAGAATAGTGGAGTTTCTGTAATAGCATCAACTTCTAGCTTTGCAAGCTCAAGGGACAAAAATCCTGTGGTTGGAGATGTTGACTACTTTGGTGCAATAATTGAAATAATGGAACTCAATTATTGGTCCAAATCCAAAGTAGTTTTGTTACGTTGTGAGTGGTACCAAGTGGAGAAAGATGACTATGGTCTTCCTTGTATTAATATGAAGAAGCTGTGCTCTTTAAATGATCCTTATGTCATGCCTTCTCAAGTACATCAAGTGTTTTATGTACCAGATCCTCTAGTAGATGACCTTCAATATGTTATGAATCGTGTTCCTAGAGATCTATATGAGGGTGATTATGGTATAAATGATGGAAACACATACTGGTCTGAACTTCATGATAATGATGTATATCCAATTTCACAAGTTGGGGTTGAAGACATTCAGTTATCAAGAGAGGATATACGCCCAATCATTATTGGTGTAAATACAAATTTGGAAGACATAGATGGAGATGATGACAATGATGATGATTCTATTGATGAAACTTTATGGGATTCGATGAATGCCGATGAAGAACAAGAAGCTGATAATGATTGA